From a single Nicotiana tomentosiformis chromosome 2, ASM39032v3, whole genome shotgun sequence genomic region:
- the LOC104106597 gene encoding protein E6: MAPIAKHFSLIFLLTLLSSLQIHARDGQFFNKVPSNNGEKETQTVIPNKEQEPNFMPENENGAYGLYGHDSVTTNNPSVHNLPNSKYLPKNYNPVSYVTVPEDNTNENDLNNNEFTPKHTTTTTASNNNQFYSGPTTYGNSNNNNNNNQQQYYNGVSDYSTRSNNQQQQFYGGDNFYSNNQQKQQYYNGGNTYNNNDNNNNNEEEEYYNNGNTYYNNNNNNEQEELSETRLSASTYSTNPTNYGNNYNNNQEQSYSTNYNNYNTGKSNYRVHQQQGMSDTRFLGNGKFYYDINAGKHARDPYENAREFAAMNQQYNNRNTYGNNEYNSNNNNFENEEEFQVEDNMP, from the coding sequence atggcacCCATTGCCAAACATTTCTCCCTTATCTTCCTCCTTACTCTCTTGTCTTCACTCCAAATTCATGCAAGGGACGGTCAATTCTTCAACAAAGTCCCCAGCAACAATGGTGAGAAAGAGACACAAACAGTTATTCCCAACAAAGAACAAGAACCTAATTTCATGCCAGAGAATGAAAATGGAGCCTATGGCCTATATGGTCATGACTCTGTCACCACTAATAATCCTTCTGTCCACAATCTTCCCAACAGCAAATACCTTCCCAAGAATTACAACCCTGTTTCTTATGTGACTGTCCCTGAGGACAACACTAATGAAAATGATTTGAATAACAATGAGTTCACACCCAAGCACACTACAACCACCACTGCCTCTAATAACAACCAATTCTACAGTGGTCCCACCACTTACGggaacagcaacaacaacaataacaacaaccaacAACAGTACTATAATGGCGTCAGTGATTATAGTACTAGGAGCAACAACCAGCAGCAACAGTTCTACGGCGGTGACAACTTTTACAGTAACAACCAGCAGAAGCAGCAGTACTACAATGGTGGCAACACTTACAATAATAacgataacaacaacaacaatgaagaGGAGGAGTACTACAATAATGGTAACACTtattacaacaataacaacaacaacgagCAAGAGGAGTTGAGTGAAACAAGATTAAGTGCCAGTACTTACAGCACCAACCCAACAAATTACGGAAACAATTACAACAACAATCAAGAACAAAGCTACTCCACCAACTACAATAACTACAATACTGGCAAAAGTAATTACAGAGTGCACCAGCAGCAGGGGATGAGTGACACAAGATTCTTGGGAAATGGGAAATTCTATTATGATATCAACGCTGGGAAGCATGCTAGGGATCCATATGAAAATGCAAGAGAATTTGCTGCAATGAACCAACAGTACAACAATAGGAACACCTATGGAAACAatgaatacaacagcaacaacaacaactttGAGAATGAAGAGGAGTTCCAAGTTGAAGACAACATGCCTTGA